AGTCCCGGAGGTCAACCCCGAGGATATTGGGCTTTATACCAAGCGCGGCATCATCGCCAACCCCAACTGTTCCACCATTCAGATGGTAGTAGTGTTGAAACCGATCCATGACGCGGCCCGGATCAGGCGAGTGGTGGTCTCCACTTATCAGGCGGTGTCGGGTACCGGCCAGAAGGCGGTGGAAGAACTGGCCACCCAGGTGCGCGCCTTACTGTCGGGCCAGGAAGCTGTGGCCAAGGTCTATCCGCATCGGATCGCCTTTAATATTCTGCCCCATATTGATGTCTTCCTGGACAACGGTTATACCAAAGAAGAAATGAAGATGGTCAACGAGACCAAAAAGATCATGGGCGATGACTCCATCCGGGTTACCGCTACCACGGCCCGGGTCCCGGTGTTTTACGGCCATTCCGAGGCGGTCAACATTGAAACCGAAAAAAAACTGACCGCGGCCCAGGCGCGGGAGATTCTATCCCAGGCTGCGGGTGTCAGAGTGGTGGATAACCCGGCCCAACGGCAATATCCGATGCCGTTAGAGGCCGCGGGTCAGGACCTGACCCTGGTGGGCCGCATCCGGGAGGACGAAAGCATCCCCCATGGCATTAATCTGTGGATTGTGGCCGATAACATTCGCAAGGGCGCGGCCACCAACGCGGTCCAGATTGCTGAGGTCCTGGCCGAAAAATATTTGTAAACTGATTAACCGCTGACCGGGCCGGAGGTAAGAAATCCTGGTTATTTGGCTTTCATAAACCAGCTAAGGAGCAGCCTTGCGGATTATTGCTGGCCGGTTCCGGGGCCGGCGGTTAGGGGTGGTCCGGGGCGCAATGCGCCCTACGGCCGATCGGGTGCGGGAGGCGGTATTTAACATCCTGGGGCCGGGGTTGGAAGGAGTCCGGGTGTTAGATCTGTTCGCCGGCACCGGCGCTCTGGGTATCGAAGCCCTCAGTCGAGGGGCGCGGGAGGCGATATTTGTGGAGCATAGTTCCACTTCCTTGCAGGTGTTGCGGAACAATCTGGCCAGTTGCGATCTTTTGGCGACCACCCAGGTTCTCCCCTTGGCCGTGCCCCGGGCCCTGAAACAGTTGGCGGCCCAGAAGCAGCAATTTGAGCTGATCTTTCTGGATCCGCCGTACGGTCAGGGATTGGCGGCTCAGACATTAGAATTGTTGGCTCAGAGCCCGTTGCTCAGTTCTGAGGTTCGAATAGTAGTAGAACATGGGCGTCATGACCCTTTACCGGCGTTATGCCACTCCCTTATTCAGGTCGATCAACGCCGCTATGGCGACACCCTGATCTCTTTTTATACATGGGTCCGGACTGCCGACCTTAGCCAGGCGGGAAACAAGGAGCACCGCGATTAATGTCCAAGGTAGCAATTTATCCCGGCTCTTTTGACCCCATAACCAATGGCCATATCGACCTGATCGAGCGGGGTCTCAAGATTTTTGACGAGATTATTGTCGCTATTGCCATCAATCCCATTAAATCTGGCCTGTTCAGCTTTGAGGAACGGGTTGAATTAATCCGCGGCTCCATAAACAACCATCCCAGAGTTAAGATCGACCATTTTTCCGGCCTGTTGGTTGATTATGTCCGCACCCAGAACACCAATATCGTCCTCAGGGGTCTGAGAGCGATTACCGACTTTGATTATGAATTCCAATTGGCCATGATGAATCGGCGGTTGGCTCCCGAAATCGAAACCGTCTTTTTGATGACCGGCCTCAAATGGGTATTCTTAAGTTCCGGTATCCTTAAAGAAGCCGCCCGCCTAGGGGGAGCTATCGAAGGTCTGGTGCCGGAAATCGTCTGTCGGCGGCTTAAAGAAAAATACGGGCTGGGCTGATCGCCGGCGCGGCGCTTGGCCCAATTCCACCTTGCCGGGCAGAGCTTTTTGAGTTATTATTAATTATAGTAAAATTGCGCTCAGGAAGAGAAAGCTATTGCGTATCTGCGTAATTGATGGACAAGGAGGCGGGATCGGGGCGACGATCATTAAACGGCTCAAAGAGGTCTATCGTGAGGAACACGAAATCATCGCCCTGGGCACCAATGCCATTGCTACCGCCCAGATGATGAAGGCCCGGGCTAATAAAGGCGCGACCGGCGAAAATGCCATTGTGTGCACCGTGCCCACGGCCGCGGTGATCATTGGCCCGATCGCCATTCTCCTCGCCAATTCGATGATGGGCGAACTGACGCCCCGGATGGCCGAGGCCATTGCTTCGGCTCCGGGCCGCAAACTGATCATCCCGCTAACTCAGGAACCGGTTGAGGTAGTCGGTCTCAAACCCGAGCCTTTGCCTCACCTGGTAGAATATATCGTAACCAAAAGACTCAAGGAGATTGTTGACCATGTGTGAAGCAGCTGCTTATGTAATCAGAAACGGCAAAGAAGAACTGTTTCTGGAAGAAGTGGACCTGGTGGAGCCAGACGGGGAAAACCTCCGGCTGGTAAATATTTTCGGCGAGCAAAAGCTCATTAAGGCTACCATCCACAGCCTCAATCTGGTGAATCACAAGGTGATTCTCAAAGAAAAATGACTCCGGCGGGACGCCAGCCTCAGGCTCTGGGCAGGATTTCCACCCGGATCCGGCCCTCTAAGAGAGACTTGAAGGTCTTGGCGTCCGATCCCGACCCCACGATCGAACCATAATGCATGGGAATGGCAATCTGGGGCTCAATGGCCCGGGCGGCTTGGGCGGCCTCCGCAGCGGTCATCACATAAGTCCCTGACACCGGCAGCAAGGCAATATCCACCTTAAGCCCCTTCATTTCCGGAATAAAATCCGTATCCCCGGCGTGATATAATCTAACCCCGTCTATGGTTACAATGAACCCCAAATGCCCTGCCTTTTGGGGATGAAAATCCTTATTGAGGTTATAAGCCGGAACCGCCTCAATGGTCAGCCCAGAGGCCTGGGTTTGCTCTCCGGGTCGGAGAATGATCACCGACCCGGAAAGTTGAGCCGCCGCGCTTTCCATGGTTACAATGACCGTATTCGGGAGCTGAATTTTGGCCACATCGCTCGGCGAACAATGATCAAAGTGATCATGACTGATCAGAATCAGATCGGCCGGCTCCCCGTTGGACAGTTCATACGGATCAAAGTAGATCACTGGGGGACCGGAGTATTTAAAACAATCATGTCCCAGCCAACTCAGCTTTTGCAATACCTGTTCTAACATATTTAACTCCTGGCCATGGCCTTAATTGCCTAACATTAAGGCAATATAGCAATAAGTTATTTTTTATGTAGAGAGGACTCCATCTGTGTAATTTCACTCATTATTAAATAAATTTCTGGATGATTTTTAATATAATTATAATTAAAATGTTTATAAAACTAATAAATATAACAAATGCGGAAATATTGATTAAAGAAGCTTCAAACCCATATTTAATATTATCTTTCCGGCGTCTGTAGCGATTATAGTATATTATTACAAAAAGAACTGTAATAAGAGCTAACTTTGGTTCTTTAAGGTAATAGGCTAAAATAATTATTACCGTTGTAATTGCTAAAAGAAATAAAGGAACTTTTTCCATTAAACCTGAGAAGGATTTTGCCTGGACCGTGTCATTGGTGCTGCTATCTGACATAGGACCTTAAGCCTCCATAAAAATCCGCTGTTTATTACTGGCTGAATTTGCATCCCGACATCTCCGGGACCGCGTTTCATCCGTGGCCACCGGATGGCTGTGCCATTTTCATAAATTATAGCAGGAAGATGTTATGTTTTTAAATTATTTTTGATGTAAAGGCAAGAGGGGCAGTCTGGTTAGTAGGCCGCTAATAAGGCATATAATGCTGCGGCGAACTTGCGGCTCGCTTTTTGGGGGCATTTCCAGCAGCACTAATCAGGTTTATCTCCTTCTATAATTGGTAGACTTCCTGGGCCTTAAAAATGTGCACGCCGCGCTGTTGCAAAAGCTCAATGGCCCGGTCCAGATTATCAAAACGGAAGATGATCACCGCATTTTTGCCGCTGTGATGTACAAAGGCATACATATACTCCACATTGATCTGAGAGGCAGAGAGTATTTGTAAGACTCCGGCCAACCCGCCAGGGCGATCTGGACCTTCTATAGCTATCACCTCGGTTTTGCCCACGGTAAAGCCGTGCTCCTTAAGGACCTCTATGGCCTGGTCATATTGATCGACAATGAGGCGCAGGATGCCAAAATCAGTAGTATCGGCCAATGATAAGGCCCGGATATTGATGTCGGCGTCACCCAGGACCTTGGTGACCTCGGCCAGG
Above is a genomic segment from Deltaproteobacteria bacterium containing:
- a CDS encoding aspartate-semialdehyde dehydrogenase: MARTFNVAVAGATGAVGTQMVACLEERKFPVRMLRPLASERSLGRKVSFYGQELPVEVLTEDSFRDIDIALFSAGGSVSLKYGPIAAQSGAVVVDNSSAFRMDPEIPLVVPEVNPEDIGLYTKRGIIANPNCSTIQMVVVLKPIHDAARIRRVVVSTYQAVSGTGQKAVEELATQVRALLSGQEAVAKVYPHRIAFNILPHIDVFLDNGYTKEEMKMVNETKKIMGDDSIRVTATTARVPVFYGHSEAVNIETEKKLTAAQAREILSQAAGVRVVDNPAQRQYPMPLEAAGQDLTLVGRIREDESIPHGINLWIVADNIRKGAATNAVQIAEVLAEKYL
- the rsmD gene encoding 16S rRNA (guanine(966)-N(2))-methyltransferase RsmD, with the translated sequence MRIIAGRFRGRRLGVVRGAMRPTADRVREAVFNILGPGLEGVRVLDLFAGTGALGIEALSRGAREAIFVEHSSTSLQVLRNNLASCDLLATTQVLPLAVPRALKQLAAQKQQFELIFLDPPYGQGLAAQTLELLAQSPLLSSEVRIVVEHGRHDPLPALCHSLIQVDQRRYGDTLISFYTWVRTADLSQAGNKEHRD
- the coaD gene encoding pantetheine-phosphate adenylyltransferase — translated: MSKVAIYPGSFDPITNGHIDLIERGLKIFDEIIVAIAINPIKSGLFSFEERVELIRGSINNHPRVKIDHFSGLLVDYVRTQNTNIVLRGLRAITDFDYEFQLAMMNRRLAPEIETVFLMTGLKWVFLSSGILKEAARLGGAIEGLVPEIVCRRLKEKYGLG
- a CDS encoding DUF3842 family protein — its product is MRICVIDGQGGGIGATIIKRLKEVYREEHEIIALGTNAIATAQMMKARANKGATGENAIVCTVPTAAVIIGPIAILLANSMMGELTPRMAEAIASAPGRKLIIPLTQEPVEVVGLKPEPLPHLVEYIVTKRLKEIVDHV
- a CDS encoding CooT family nickel-binding protein; this translates as MCEAAAYVIRNGKEELFLEEVDLVEPDGENLRLVNIFGEQKLIKATIHSLNLVNHKVILKEK
- a CDS encoding MBL fold metallo-hydrolase, whose amino-acid sequence is MLEQVLQKLSWLGHDCFKYSGPPVIYFDPYELSNGEPADLILISHDHFDHCSPSDVAKIQLPNTVIVTMESAAAQLSGSVIILRPGEQTQASGLTIEAVPAYNLNKDFHPQKAGHLGFIVTIDGVRLYHAGDTDFIPEMKGLKVDIALLPVSGTYVMTAAEAAQAARAIEPQIAIPMHYGSIVGSGSDAKTFKSLLEGRIRVEILPRA
- a CDS encoding ACT domain-containing protein, with the protein product MKVKQISVFLENKAGRLAEVTKVLGDADINIRALSLADTTDFGILRLIVDQYDQAIEVLKEHGFTVGKTEVIAIEGPDRPGGLAGVLQILSASQINVEYMYAFVHHSGKNAVIIFRFDNLDRAIELLQQRGVHIFKAQEVYQL